A stretch of DNA from Arachis hypogaea cultivar Tifrunner chromosome 19, arahy.Tifrunner.gnm2.J5K5, whole genome shotgun sequence:
tttaataataaaaaattaaattttatactgccggaaaaagaaagagaacgccaatgagttatagtttaAATGGTATAATCTctctatactcaattaagaggttgtgggttcgagtttcttatttttggtaaaaaaaaaaaagaaaaagaaaaagaaagagaaccgACAAGATTCGATTTGAACCGGTCGGGTTTGATTAAAACCGATGAACTGACCGGGTTAAAATTTGAACCGGTtcgttgcttttttttttgtcccTCTCCCCAGCGAAAATGCGTCGTTTTGGCTTTCTGAAGGGAAAAAAGTGAAACCTAAAAGCTACCCTCTCCCTCTTCGAGCAGCAGCAGCCCCCGTCCCCTACCTCTCTCTCGCAATCTCACTCAACAAGGAGAGCCTCTGACTCTCACACTTCCAAAAAAgcaccgccaccgccaccgccggGCTACTCTGCTTCGTCTCGTGACTGTCGCGTCGGCCCCTGTGCATCTCCTTCCTGGCTTGTCGCCTCCTCTGCGTGACAGCATCTTGCATCGTCGACGTCGTCGTCGTCGCGCCCTCGTCCGGCGTGGCTCACCGTCGCTGCTGCATTCCCCTTGCCAGACTCTGCTTCGCCGTGCTTGGTCTCCCTCTTCTCaggtatattttttaatttttttaatttattccgtTATTGACTTATTGCCTCATTGCGTTATAATTTGATTAACTGATGAACTGATTAATGATGTTGATTAACTCAATCTGTCGATTCTGTAAGGGTTTTACAATTTATGATAAGAAACGTTGAGATGAGAACTAACCAGACCTGTAACTTATCAAACCAATTTCTACTTATCAACCTTACTTTTCGTGTTTTGGAGTCAAGCAATTCTGCTGTGTACTAACAGattcttcattgttgttgattaTATTTGGTTGATTGTAATTTTGTTGATTCAGGCAGATTATTCAATAGTGTAATATATTGTTTTATATTATTGTTGTTCTAGATGGCTTCATCAAATACACTATCAAAAACACCATCCTCTCAAATTTTGTTGGCAGATCATTCAAATTTTGTTGATACATTGTAATATATATAGGTTTAGTGGTTGAttgatgcttttgtttttctgactattagtgtttagggttgatttgtTGCTGTTTTTATACCATTATGGTGAATTGAGAGGCtgtttttatattgttgtttttaTATTGTTATGTGAATTTATATTGTTGGATAATGGATAAATTTTGTGAATTGAGCtgttttgtttatattattttgGATAGTGGATAGGTTCTGTTAATTTATATTATTCTCCTCATGTTTATTCTATTACATAATCTTTGATAGATTGGTTTTGTTTGCAAGAGTTTAAACTAGGAAGTATTTGGCACTTATCAGATTTTAAGTTTTTCGTCTAAAGgttcaaatttttgaaactttattgctttcttctatACCCTTTATTTGCAGCACACGTCTTTGACAAATAATGATTTGAtagaattagttatttttagaagttgagacaATTGTTGTTAAAATGTTAGTGAGAAGCTGACCATATgtatttcgaattttaaatttttgactattttatgttttttatttatatgagatCAACTCAATCAGTTCAACCAATAATTTACCGGTTAAACCAGTAATTTACTGGTTAAACCAGTGACTTACTGGTTAACCCAGTGATTTGGTGATCCAATAATCTGACCGGTTTAATTACCGGTTCGATTCTgacaattatgtgaaaaactaaaTTTCATTGGTGCGCCCTAATTTGTAGATACTATTACTAATCGGCTGTTTGAGGGGACGAGCAGGCAACGCAGTCTTTGCTCCAAATCATGGACATCAAAACCTTTGCTTTCGCCGCTGCTACTCCGCCACTATCGGTCATCGCCGCCGCCAAGCTCGCCGGAATCTCTCCCTCGGTTGACACATCACTCCCTCCTGACTCATCTCCGACATTTCTCTTCTCTAATGGGTATCATATTCCCTCCCTTCTTTTCCGATctcatttctatttttttatataataactcGATTCATCAGTTTCTTCTCTGTTTTCCCCAATTTTCcctctttttttaatatattcttaATTTTAAGTTTATGTAGTAATGCATAGTTAAATACTTTGAAGTAAATCCAAGAGGCAGTGACACTGTAGTGCCAATATATTTTGCGTTGCATTGAGCTTTATTAAGTTATTGATGACATGCACTGGACTTGTTTCAATCCCTATAAGCATGTTGGGTTTTATAATATAGTAATAGGAAGTAATTATTGAGTTGTTGTATTTATAATGATTTTATGTTAGTATTTTGTTTTCCGTTAAGttttcctcttgaatttgatcatAGAAGTTCTTTCAATTTGGCATTTCTGTCTATTTTCAAATAGGTGGTACTGGTgggaaataaaaaatgttttactGTTTTGTTTCTTAAGTATACTACTATCTACTGTCTACTACTTGTTGATGAATGCATTCAGCTTTGCAGGCTGAAATTGCACGGAGCATCCGTTCTTCTGCGTTATGTTGGGCGGGTTGCCAACATTCCCAATTTCTATGGCCAAGATGCTTTCGAGGCTACCCAGGTGAATTTCTTGATGTGATGTCTTTATATCCACATAATGATTCATTTTTTGCTTTTGGAAACTACTTAGTAAATTAATGCTTTAatgaaatgaaagattaaaatgATTCCATGACAAATTAATGGTGTTGCTTTAAGATTGAACATGTAAATTATCTTCTAAATAGCTCGTCAGCATCTGCTTGTGGTTGTGAGTTAGTGCCTTTTTTGGTTACTTCATTTTCTTTGCTTCACAGATTGATGAATGGCTGGAGTATGTACCTATCTTCTTATCAGGCCCTACTTTTGAGAATGGATGCAAATATATGGATCAGTTCTTGGAGAAGCGTACACTTTTTGTTGGCCATTCATTATCAATTGCGGATGTAGCAATCTGGTCAAGTCTTGCAGGTAAAGATCATTTAGGAGACCTGATTGACTTGTTTTACTGTTATGTTTCTGTCAAACAAGCTGCATATTGAAGAGAAAATCTGTATATTCATACTGTACTTTATCTTTTATGGCATGATGTAAGATTTGGTAGGCAACACTGCAACAAAATACGCCACCGTTACTTATAATGTTGACATTGTAGTTTGCACCTAATATGATCTGATACCAATATTCTGTGTAACATGGTTGCTCACTAAGATCACCTTTGTCTTTCCCTTCAACTTGTAATGTTGACTTTGCAACTAATAAGCTCTGCATTCTTTATTCCATGTAGCTTAGTGTTCTATTGATATTATGTATAGTCCACATAAATTCTATGCATGCCATACCTTTGCAGGAACTGGAAAGAGATGGGAAAGTCTAAGGAAGTCAAAAAAGTATCCAAATCTTGCACGATGGTTCAATTCAATTACAGAGGAATATGGTTCTGCAATAAATGAAGTTACAACAAAATATACTGGAAAAAAAAGTGCAGATCCATCAGTGGCCATGCCAGCTGTGGCTGATCAAGTGAAGACTGTGAATGGTGATCTATCTGCTAAAGGAGGAAGCAAATCTTCAGCAGATATAGATCTTCCAGATGCTGAAGTTGGAAAAGTTTGTCTGCGTTTTGCTCCGGAACCCAGTGGCTATCTTCACATTGGACACTCAAAAGCAGCCTTGTTGAACAAATATTTTGCTGAGCGATACCAAGGCAAAGTTATTCTACGGTTTGATGATACAAACCCTGCTAAAGAAAGCAATGAATTTGTGGACAATGTGCTGAAAGATGTTGATACATTGGGTGTCAATTATGAACGCGTGACATATACATCTGATTACTTCCCTGAGTTGCTGAAAACTGCTGAAAAATTAATACGCCAGGGTAAAGCATATGTTGATGACACCCCACGTGAACAGATGCAAAAAGAAAGAATGGATGGTATAGAATCTAAAAACAGAGACAACACCGTGGAGGATAACTTGAAATTGTGGAAGGAAATGATTGCAGGATCTGAGAGAGGCTTACAATGTTGTGTCCGTGGCAAGTTGGATATGCAGGACCCAAACAAATCACTTAGAGATC
This window harbors:
- the LOC112779608 gene encoding glutamate--tRNA ligase, cytoplasmic; this translates as MDIKTFAFAAATPPLSVIAAAKLAGISPSVDTSLPPDSSPTFLFSNGLKLHGASVLLRYVGRVANIPNFYGQDAFEATQIDEWLEYVPIFLSGPTFENGCKYMDQFLEKRTLFVGHSLSIADVAIWSSLAGTGKRWESLRKSKKYPNLARWFNSITEEYGSAINEVTTKYTGKKSADPSVAMPAVADQVKTVNGDLSAKGGSKSSADIDLPDAEVGKVCLRFAPEPSGYLHIGHSKAALLNKYFAERYQGKVILRFDDTNPAKESNEFVDNVLKDVDTLGVNYERVTYTSDYFPELLKTAEKLIRQGKAYVDDTPREQMQKERMDGIESKNRDNTVEDNLKLWKEMIAGSERGLQCCVRGKLDMQDPNKSLRDPVYYRCNPMPHHRIGSKYKVYPTYDFACPYVDAIEGITHALRSSEYHDRNAQYYRIQEDLGVRKVIIYEFSRLNMVYTVLSKRKLLWFVQNGRVDGWDDPRFPTVQGIVRRGLKIEALIQFIVEQGASKNLNLMEWDKLWTINKKIIDPVCPRHTAVIADRRVLLTLTDGPEKPFVRIIPKHKKYAAAGDKATTFTKKIWLDHVDAASISAGEEVTLMDWGNAIVKEIQKDQDGNVTGLIGVLHLEGSVKTTKLKLTWLPFIDELVNLTLVDFDYLITKKKLEEGEDFMDVINPCTKKETLAYGDSNMRNLQRGDILQLERKGYFRCDAPFIRASKPIVLFAIPDGRQQTK